The nucleotide window GCTGGATATCGCCGGAGCCCTGTCTCCGCGCTTCTTCCCGGTGGTGATGGTGATATTCATCATGGCCTTCCTCGACACGGTCGGCACTCTGCTGGGACTCTCCATGCGGGCTGACCTGCTGGACGAGCGGGGCAACCTGCCGGAGATCGAAAAACCGATGCTGGCCGACGCCCTGGCCACCATGGCCGCCCCGATCCTGGGCACCACCACTACCGGCGCTTACATCGAATCGGCTGCAGGCATCGAGGAAGGGGGGCGCACCGGCTTTTCGGCACTGGTGGTGGCTGCCCTGTTCGCCCTGTCGCTATTCTTCGCTCCGCTTTTCACCATTGTCCCCCCGCACGCCTACGGCATTGCCCTGGTCGTGATCGGCTCCTTCATGATCCGTCCCATCACCCAGCTCGATTTCGATGATTTTACCGAATTGATCCCGGCCTTCCTGACCGTGGTGCTGATGATATTTACCTACAATATCGGCGTAGGCATGACAGCCGGAATGATCGCCCATGTTCTGCTCAAGCTCTTCACCGGCCGGGCACGGGAAGTGGCGGCCGGTATGTGGGTGCTGGCGCTCTTGTCCTTTTCGCTGTTCATCTTCATGCCTAAGCTGTGAGAGCGACAGGTGAACGGTTGCTGAAAACTGCTTCGCTGAAATTGAGTATCCCTCCAAGGGGTACTCAATTTTTTTGCCTGGCTCCGGCAGCAAGCAGTGATGCAGTCCCGGCACGCTGCGTGAACTTTCCGGCCGGTCTGGAACAGTCTTTCCCCGAAAAAATCGAGGCAGTATTGCAAACAGTTTACGAATGCAACGAATTAATGATATTTTGAACAGATTGCTCGAAGGCTTTTGAAGTGAAAAAACAAGGGGACGGGTCAGGCAGTGCCGCCGCCGTCTCACCCAGTCTTTTGACCAGAGGAGACCGGTATGGCCGATCCGCTTTTCGTGAAGGAGCCTTCTTCAGAGAGCCGCTTTGAAATAAAGCGTTATGGATATACCCTCATTCTGCAGGTATCTGCCGATGGCGTGGAGTGCGGCTGCTCCTATGAGCCGTCGGGAACGGGGGGGACGCCGCTGACGGGAGATGAACTGCAGTCATTCCTGACCCAGTTCAAGATCAACACGGGGATACTTCCCGAGGCGCAGGCCACCCTCCTGAATACCGCGGCCAGCGGCAAGGCCGTGGCTGAACTGGTTCTGGCGCGCGGCACGGAGATGGTTCCCGGGGAAGACGGACAGCTCGTGCTGGCCGTTTCAGACGCACTTTCCGGAGATGACGAAGAGCCGGAAGCGAACGAATCGGGAATCGTAAATTTGCGTAAAGTCCAGTCCTTTCTCAATGTGGAGGCGGGACAGCTTGTGGCGACGATTGTCGCTCCGGGACCGGGGCAGCCGGGGGTAACCGTCTTCGGCAAAGAGATTCCACCCGAACCGGGCAAGCCGATCCCACAGGCGCTTGGCCTGAATACGCGGCTGGATGAAGACGGCCGAAGCATCTTTGCCGAGGCCCCCGGCCGCGTGTGCGTCAAAGAGAGTGAGATTTCGGTCGAGGATGTGTACGAGATCGATGGCGATGTCGGTTTCAAGATCGGCAACATTCTCTTCAAAGGTTTTGTCGAGATCAAAGGGGACGTGCTGGATGGTTTTTCCGTCAAGACGACCGGCGGGCTGAAGGTGCACGGGATCATCGGCGCATGCACCATCGAGTCTGACGGAGACATCTCCTTCAGCGGCATGAACGGGCAGGGAACCGGCACCGTCACCTGCGGCGGTTCGGTTTCAGCCAATTACATCTACGATGCCTCGATCGAATGCGCCGGCGATCTCACGGTCGAAGTCGAGGTACGCAACGCTCAGATTCGCTGTCTGGGAGCGGTATGCGTCACCAAGGGGGGACTGTCGGGAGGAGAGTGCTTTGCCCTGGGAGGGATCGAGAGCGCCATTCTCGGCAACCTGGCCTCCCTGTACACCCGCATCGTGGCGGGCGTTCATTATCGCGACCAGGAAGAGTTGAACCTCCTCTTTCACGAACTGAAGCAGTTGATTGCGCAATATCAGTCCGCCTCCAAGGATGGGGGCGACGTAAAGGAATTCACGCGGCAGCGCGCCGCAATCTCCCAGCAAACCCAGCAGGTGCGCTCCAGATCCTATGAACGCAGCAATCCGAAGATCAACGTCCGGAAGGTACTCTACGAAGGGGTCAACATCACGCTCGGCAACATGAGCGAGAATGTCAAGGAAGCGCGCAAGGGGCCCCTATCGATCATCGAAAACACCTTAGAAGGGGGTTTTCGGTATCTCGGCCTGACTCCCCTGACGTTTCCGGCCCAGACGATCGAGCAGACGTTTATTCAACAGTATCAACTTGAACAGAAAAGGCAGAACCCAGCCTGAACGGAGAAGGTGCATGAAAGTTTTAATCGTAGATGATGTGGAAATAAACCGCGATCTGCTGGCCTCATTTCTGAATGGCCGCGCGGCCGTCGTTTCGGCGGCCAGCGGAGAGGAAGCGCTCACACTGGTGGAGCATGATCTGGCGGCTGGCAATCCTTTTGACCTGATCTGCATGGATATCGGTCTGCCCGGCATCAGCGGGCATACGGCCCTCAAGGCCATTCGCGAAATGGAGGCAGGCTATACGGGAGCCAGAGCCAAGGTCTTCATGGTTACCGCCAGCAGTTCCCCGGATGACATGCTCGATGCGCTGCTCGTAGGGGAGTGCGATGATTACCTGACCAAGCCGCTGATGAGGCAGAACTTCCTGGCGCTCCTCGACAAATACGGGCTGTCGGCCTGAAGCAGGTGCAGATATGAATGATATGACACATACGACAGGCGCGGCTTCCGGAACCGCAGGAATCGAATCTGACGCGGCATCGGCGACGGTACCCGAGGTCCCGGTGTTCGATCGGGCCGGGCTGGCGGAACGCCTGGGGGATGATGAACTGGTCGACATCTTCGTGGCAAAATTTCGGGCCGCCATTCCCGCCTATGTTGACGAACTCCGCTCTACGCTGGAGACCGCGAGCATTGACGCGGTGGCAGCTGTAGCCCACGCAGTCAAGGGGCTGGCAGCGAATATCGGAGCCGAGCAGGTGCATCAGGTAGCTGCCGCCATGGAGGTGGCAGCCCGCACCGGCGACACCGGCAGTTTGACTGCTCTGCATTCGCGCCTGCTTATGGCCTGCGAGATTTTTGCCCGGGAGACGTCCCCCTGACGGCGGTGCAACTACCATCAGCATCCGTCCCTGAAGCAGTTCCCCTCGGGGTCTTTCCTCCCCCTATCTACCTCCCCTCCCGGCAGTTCCCCTGCCTGCCCGTCATTAAGCTGGCTCTATCGGTCTTTTTACGAGAAACTTTAGTAGCTAACATTCAAGTGCCTGATATCAGGTGGAGATGAAGATGGCATATAAATTGCTTTTAGATTAGCGGCCGTTTAGCAAATGGTACCTGGAGCTGCACATGCCTCTGTTCAAATGGAAAGAGGAATATTCGGTGCATAATGATGATCTTGACCGGCATCATCAATATTTCATCGCCATTTTGAATGGGCTGTACGACAATTGTTTCGAAGCCAAACTGGATGACGTCGACAAAAAGATCGATGAGCTGCTGGAGACGGTCGGCTTCTACTTCTCAGCAGAAGAAGAATACATGAGGGAGTGCGGATATCCGGGGGTGGAAAATCATATTCAGGAACACCTCGTATTCAACCGGAAGATCCTCGAACTGCAGCAGACCTTCCGTGACAATCATCTGGAACTCACCAAGGAACTGATCATTTACCTGGGAAAATGGTTGCTCACCCACATGCTGAAGGAAGACCGGTATTATGCACTGAACACCGGTTCCGCAATGAACCAGTGAAAGCCCCCGCCCAGTACTCGTGAGACCGCCTGGCAGCATGCAGGGCGGTTTTTTTATGCACCCTCTCGGAACCATGACCGCCATACTGTTGATCGGCATACCGGCCTCCGGCAAAAGCACCTTCTACCGACAGCATTTTTTCGACAGCCACGTACGGATCAGCCTGGACATGCTGAAGACCCGTCATCGTGAAATGCTGCTGGTACAGGCCTGCCTGGCTGCGCGGCAACCATTCGTGGTGGATGATACCAATGCCACGCGCAGTGTACGGGCGCGTTTCATCGGTCCATCCCGGGAGGCTGGGTTTCAGGTGATCGGTTACTGCCTCGGTTTCGACGTGCAGGAGGCGCTGGAACGAAACCGGCAGCGGACAGGTGCGGCAAGGATACCCGATGCGGGGATTCGCGCGGCCGCCGCGAGAAAGGAACTGCCGACTTCGGAGGAGGGATTCGACCGGCTCTGGCATGTTCGCATGGACGGCTGCGGCGGGTTTATCATTGAAAAGTGGCGGGATTGAACGGAGCGCACGGAGTGATGTCGCCCCAATGACTGCCGTGGGCTGAGAAGGTGCCTCGGGGCGCTTACGTCCCGGTTCCGGGGCGCAGCCCCTCCCCTGACTGATGAAGGGGACGAGTTTTGCGCTGTTCGTCCTCGATCTGGTCCTTAATGTGGTTCAGTTCCGTTGGCGACAGCTGCCTCCGGGCCCGGGGGAAGATCAACTGCTCTTCCTTGTGCACGTGCTGGTTCACGGCGTACTCGAGGTCCGAGAAAAGCGCCTGCCAGGCCACCGATCCCTGTACCGTTTCCTGATCCACTTCAGCCAGCTGCTGCATAAGCTCTCTGATCGTGTCGTGCTCTGCCAGGGCGGAATGAACCAATTCCATCAAGCCGCTGAAACGCCGCAGGCGCAGGTAGAAGTAGCGCTCCTCGCTGTCGGCATGGATGGTGAAAGCCATCTCGAGCCGGCGGAGCAGTTCGGTCTTCTCCTCCGGGGATGCGGACTTCATCTGATCCAGCACCGTGCTCATCCCCCTGTGGTCGTGTCTCAGGGAGTCGAACAGGCCGACTCCCTTGTGTGTATGCTCCATGTTCGTGTTCGCCGTCATTCAGGTCTCCTTTGATCGGCACTCACCCCCGGCCGGAGAGGCCGTTTCTCCAAGCTTAACCAAGAACTCACCCTTTGCAAGCGCCCCGGGGCGGGGGACAGTCTCCGGGGCAACTCCTCCGGTTCGCGCGTGAACCGATCCTGAACCTTCGACATGATTGACATCGGGATGTTCCAATTTAAGCTTTTATACAGAGCGGGTTAACGCACGTCGAACGATCGGGAGGAATCATAATGAAAACCATACTTGCAGTTTTGTTTGCCCTGGTGCTTGCGCTGCCGGCTTTCGCACAGATGCACGGCTCCCCCGGTAAGGAACATGCGCCGGGGCAGGGGCACATGGAACAGGTCGGTCCCATGGACGGCATGGGAGGAGACATGATGGAGATGTGCCTGGAGCATGCCGATGACCTGGGGCTCAATCCCGAGCAGGTCAGGAAAATCAATGCCATTCATCGTGAGATGAAGAAAAAGCAGATCCGTTTCAAGGCGGATTGGAAGCTGGCTGAAATGGATCTGAAGGAAATCCTGGAGGTCCGGGATTTCGACATGAAGCGGGCCATGGCCGCTGTCCAGAAAATTTCGGATCTGAAGACCAGTCATCGCCTCGATATGCTCAAATCGGTGAAAGACCTCCGGCTCACCCTGACCGATGAGCAGTTTCAGGAGATGAGGAAAATGATGATGGCGCACGGCGGTTGCCGGGGATGCGGCAGGTAACCGATAAAGGATCTACCGGAACGTACAAGGGCTGCGCACCAAAATGCGCAGCCCTTGACGTTTCGGGATATTCCCGCCCGCCTATCCTGCGGCAGTTGCCCCCAAAGCCTGGCTCAGATCCTGGCCAGGGCTCGTAATCGGACCCAGATTGTAATTCTGCACGAGGAAATCCAGCACCCCCGGCGAGACATAGGCCGGCAGGGTGGGGCCCAGTTTGATGTTCCTGATACCAAGGTGCAGGAGCGTCAGCAGGATCACGTGCGCCTTCTGCTCATACCAGGAAAGGATCATGGACAGCGGCAGGTCGTTTACCCCGCAATTGAAGGCATTGGCCAGGGCCAAGGCAATGCGGACCGCCGAATAGGCGTCATTGCACTGCCCGACGTCGAGCAGCCGCGGAATGCCCCCGATGTCTCCGAATTCCAGCCGGTTGAAGCGGTTCTTGCCGCAGGCCAGAGTCAGGATCATGCAGTCCTTGGGCACTTGCTGGGCCAGGTCGGTGAAGTAATTCCTGCCCGGTTTGGCGCCGTCGCATCCGCCGATCAGGAAGAAGTGCCGGATGGCTCCGCTCTTGACCGCTTCAACCACCTGAGGAGCCACGGCAGTGACCGCCTCGTGGCCGAAGCCTACCATAATTTCCTGCCCCTGTTTCTCCGGCAGGTCAGGCAGTTGCAGCGCCTTTTCTATCAGGGGAGAGAAGTCGTAGCCCTCCAGGTGCGGGATGCCCGGCCAGGAGGTTTCCCCCCAGGTGAAGAGACGGTCGGTGTAGGATGGATCCGGACGCTGAATGCAGTTGGTGTTGAAGATGATCGCGCCGGAGAAATCGGGCAGTTCGCGGGTCTGATTCTGCCAGGCCCCGCCGAAATTGCCGGCGAAGTGGGGATATTTCCGCAGTCCGGGATAGCCGTTGGCCGGCAGCATTTCCCCATGGGTATAGACATTGATCCCCTTGCCCTCGCTCTGTTTGAGGATCTCCTCCAGCATCGGCAGGTCGTGTCCCGACACCACAATTCCCTTGCCCTTCCTGGTCCCGAGGCTGACCTTCATCGGCTGCGGAGGGGAGTAGCGCTCGGCGTGGCCGTCGTAGAGCAGCTCCATTGTCCGAAGATTGACCTTGCCGCACTCCAGGGACAGGGCCACGAAATCCTGCAGCGTCCGGGAGGGATCGGCAGTGGCGGCCAGGGCACGGTGAATGAAGGCATATATTTCATCATCCTCTTTTTCCATCTCCATGGCATGCCAGGCAAAGGCGCCCATCCCCATCAAGCCGTAGATAAGGATTTCGATGGTGGAAAGTGTATCGGCATCCTGATGCCAGGTCCTGACGCCGCAGCTTTTTCCCTGCGCTACGAGTCCCGGAATGTCGCCGGCCGGGACCCAGTTCTGGGGTGCGGCGGCATATCCCGGCGCAGATTGCGCGGATGCCTGGCGCTGCGCTTTTGCGAGCATGTCGCGGGCCTGCTCCTTTACCTGGTAACAGCGCTTCAGACGCCGGACAATGTCTTCGACGTCAAAGTTGACGTTGGTGACCCGGGTAAAGAGGCCGTCCAGCATGAAGCGGTCGATCCCGCGGTCTTTTGCCCCCAGCTCGCGCGCCTGGTGGGCATAGACGGCAATCCCCTGGAGACCATGTATCATCAGGTCCAGCAGGGCTGACACCTGCGGGTCCTTCCCGCAGACCCCTATTGTCTCGCATCCCTTGCCTTGGGCAGCCTGCTCGCACTGCCTGCAAAACATCGCCTGTTCCATGATCCGCTCCTTCATCTCTTGAAGATGGTTCCACCTGTGCAAAAGGTCGCCCAACGTGCGGAGGACGACCTTCCTGTTGTTTGCCGGTCAGAATGTTCTACATGCCTTTGCCGCCGGCTTTGCCTGTCTCGGCCCCCACCTTGGCGGCAGTGTCCCTGGCCAGTTGCAGATGCTGTTCGAGCACGGGCAGGGTCTTCCCGGCCCAGGCCTTCAGATCGGGATCCTTGACCTTCTGGGTGGCATCCTTGAAATCCTTGACGTCCTTGACATGGTCCTTGACCATCATTTTCATGTACTGCTTGTCGAAATCGGCACCCGAGAGCTTCTGCAGTTTGTCCAGCATCGACTTGTGCTTGGATTCCAGCCTGCTCGGCAGGTCTATCTGCTTCTGCTGGGCAAGCTGTTTCAATTCATCATTGGCCTTGCCATGATCCGTGACCATCTTTGAGCCGAAATCCTTGACCTGCTGCGATTGTGCCTTGGTCTGGGCGATCTCGCCGAGCTGAACCTCCAGCATGCCTCCGCTGGCCGCTTCCTTGATGAACTTCTTGTCCGCCGCTGCCATGTCCCCGCCGGCCGCAAAGCCGAGAGACGCGATGCTGCCGAATACAAGCATACCGATTATCACCAGAATCCAGTTCCGTGTGTGCATACAGTCTCCTCCGGGCCGGCGCAAGCCGGCGTCTGTCGTGTCGTGGTGTATGCCTTCTGATTAAAAAAGTAACTCGCAAACCGGCCTTGTCAAACCGTTTGACGGCTCACCCCGATGCCGGGGAGGCGGATGGCGGGGACGTCAGGATGAACACCGTGAGGGAGTTTCCCCGAAGGCGCTGCTCCGGCTTCGTCTCCCTCCGATGGCAGAATCGGCCAGGGGAGGGATCGACGGCAGCGGTTGGTGCGATAGACTTGTTACTCATATCGTTACGACCGTCGCCATGCCGGGCAAGACCGGAGGAAAGGAGTGCCTGTGGACGCACGCTCTGCCCAGACCACCACCATCTGCATGAGTTTTCGTGAAGCGGCCCTGGGGGTTGGTGCAACCATTCTGAGAGGAGCAGCCCCTACCGATCCTGTGCTCGATTTCGCATTGTCTACCGCTGCCGGATTCGCTTCCAGTCCGCGCCGCCTGGAATGTCGTTTTCTGTACGACGAACAGGGCAGCGCGCTGTTCGAGCGGATCACCGTCCAGCCGGAGTATTACCTGACCCGCACTGAAACGGAAATTCTGGCGGCTTCGGCCAAACGGATCCGGGAGATTACCGGGCCGGTGACCTTGGTGGAGCTCGGTTCGGGCTATTCGGTCAAGACCGAACACCTGCTGCGCGCCTGGTTGGCACGTGGCCGGCCGGTGCGCTACGTGCCGGTGGATGTCAGCGAAAGCGCCCTGTGGAGCGCTTGCCGCACCATTTCAGTCACCCATCCGGACGTCCAGGTAATCGGTGTCAATACCGAATATCCCGGTGCATTTCCGCTTT belongs to Geobacter sp. SVR and includes:
- a CDS encoding DUF342 domain-containing protein; amino-acid sequence: MADPLFVKEPSSESRFEIKRYGYTLILQVSADGVECGCSYEPSGTGGTPLTGDELQSFLTQFKINTGILPEAQATLLNTAASGKAVAELVLARGTEMVPGEDGQLVLAVSDALSGDDEEPEANESGIVNLRKVQSFLNVEAGQLVATIVAPGPGQPGVTVFGKEIPPEPGKPIPQALGLNTRLDEDGRSIFAEAPGRVCVKESEISVEDVYEIDGDVGFKIGNILFKGFVEIKGDVLDGFSVKTTGGLKVHGIIGACTIESDGDISFSGMNGQGTGTVTCGGSVSANYIYDASIECAGDLTVEVEVRNAQIRCLGAVCVTKGGLSGGECFALGGIESAILGNLASLYTRIVAGVHYRDQEELNLLFHELKQLIAQYQSASKDGGDVKEFTRQRAAISQQTQQVRSRSYERSNPKINVRKVLYEGVNITLGNMSENVKEARKGPLSIIENTLEGGFRYLGLTPLTFPAQTIEQTFIQQYQLEQKRQNPA
- a CDS encoding response regulator gives rise to the protein MKVLIVDDVEINRDLLASFLNGRAAVVSAASGEEALTLVEHDLAAGNPFDLICMDIGLPGISGHTALKAIREMEAGYTGARAKVFMVTASSSPDDMLDALLVGECDDYLTKPLMRQNFLALLDKYGLSA
- a CDS encoding Hpt domain-containing protein, which encodes MNDMTHTTGAASGTAGIESDAASATVPEVPVFDRAGLAERLGDDELVDIFVAKFRAAIPAYVDELRSTLETASIDAVAAVAHAVKGLAANIGAEQVHQVAAAMEVAARTGDTGSLTALHSRLLMACEIFARETSP
- a CDS encoding bacteriohemerythrin, which produces MPLFKWKEEYSVHNDDLDRHHQYFIAILNGLYDNCFEAKLDDVDKKIDELLETVGFYFSAEEEYMRECGYPGVENHIQEHLVFNRKILELQQTFRDNHLELTKELIIYLGKWLLTHMLKEDRYYALNTGSAMNQ
- a CDS encoding ATP-binding protein, whose amino-acid sequence is MHPLGTMTAILLIGIPASGKSTFYRQHFFDSHVRISLDMLKTRHREMLLVQACLAARQPFVVDDTNATRSVRARFIGPSREAGFQVIGYCLGFDVQEALERNRQRTGAARIPDAGIRAAAARKELPTSEEGFDRLWHVRMDGCGGFIIEKWRD
- a CDS encoding hemerythrin domain-containing protein codes for the protein MTANTNMEHTHKGVGLFDSLRHDHRGMSTVLDQMKSASPEEKTELLRRLEMAFTIHADSEERYFYLRLRRFSGLMELVHSALAEHDTIRELMQQLAEVDQETVQGSVAWQALFSDLEYAVNQHVHKEEQLIFPRARRQLSPTELNHIKDQIEDEQRKTRPLHQSGEGLRPGTGT
- a CDS encoding Spy/CpxP family protein refolding chaperone, with the protein product MKTILAVLFALVLALPAFAQMHGSPGKEHAPGQGHMEQVGPMDGMGGDMMEMCLEHADDLGLNPEQVRKINAIHREMKKKQIRFKADWKLAEMDLKEILEVRDFDMKRAMAAVQKISDLKTSHRLDMLKSVKDLRLTLTDEQFQEMRKMMMAHGGCRGCGR
- the hcp gene encoding hydroxylamine reductase, translated to MEQAMFCRQCEQAAQGKGCETIGVCGKDPQVSALLDLMIHGLQGIAVYAHQARELGAKDRGIDRFMLDGLFTRVTNVNFDVEDIVRRLKRCYQVKEQARDMLAKAQRQASAQSAPGYAAAPQNWVPAGDIPGLVAQGKSCGVRTWHQDADTLSTIEILIYGLMGMGAFAWHAMEMEKEDDEIYAFIHRALAATADPSRTLQDFVALSLECGKVNLRTMELLYDGHAERYSPPQPMKVSLGTRKGKGIVVSGHDLPMLEEILKQSEGKGINVYTHGEMLPANGYPGLRKYPHFAGNFGGAWQNQTRELPDFSGAIIFNTNCIQRPDPSYTDRLFTWGETSWPGIPHLEGYDFSPLIEKALQLPDLPEKQGQEIMVGFGHEAVTAVAPQVVEAVKSGAIRHFFLIGGCDGAKPGRNYFTDLAQQVPKDCMILTLACGKNRFNRLEFGDIGGIPRLLDVGQCNDAYSAVRIALALANAFNCGVNDLPLSMILSWYEQKAHVILLTLLHLGIRNIKLGPTLPAYVSPGVLDFLVQNYNLGPITSPGQDLSQALGATAAG
- a CDS encoding DUF4142 domain-containing protein — its product is MHTRNWILVIIGMLVFGSIASLGFAAGGDMAAADKKFIKEAASGGMLEVQLGEIAQTKAQSQQVKDFGSKMVTDHGKANDELKQLAQQKQIDLPSRLESKHKSMLDKLQKLSGADFDKQYMKMMVKDHVKDVKDFKDATQKVKDPDLKAWAGKTLPVLEQHLQLARDTAAKVGAETGKAGGKGM